In Pseudodesulfovibrio sp. S3, one genomic interval encodes:
- a CDS encoding ABC transporter ATP-binding protein, with protein sequence MSDILKVENLEVVYNDVVLVLKGLSLACPEGRITALLGANGAGKSTTLKAISGLLQCEDGKVTDGVVLYRGEPIQGVVPEKIVRKGIFQVMEGRRIFEDLTVEENLKCGAFTRPRSEIADSLALVYEYFPRLKERRKQLAGYMSGGEQQMCAIGRAVMAKPKLLLLDEPSLGLAPLLVEEIFDIIKKFNSKEGVTILLVEQNARAALSVAESAYIMENGRVVMDGKASDLLNNPDVQEFYLGMGHAGAKKSYRDVKHYRRRKRWLG encoded by the coding sequence GTGAGTGATATTCTGAAGGTAGAGAATCTGGAAGTCGTGTACAACGACGTGGTCCTGGTCCTGAAGGGGCTGTCCCTGGCCTGTCCCGAGGGACGGATCACGGCCCTGCTCGGGGCCAACGGGGCGGGCAAGTCCACCACGCTCAAGGCCATTTCCGGTCTGCTGCAATGCGAGGACGGCAAGGTCACGGACGGTGTCGTTTTGTACCGGGGCGAACCCATTCAAGGGGTTGTCCCGGAAAAGATCGTACGCAAGGGCATTTTCCAGGTCATGGAAGGCCGTCGCATCTTCGAAGACCTGACCGTGGAGGAGAATCTCAAATGCGGGGCGTTCACCCGCCCGCGTTCAGAAATTGCCGACTCCCTGGCATTGGTTTACGAATATTTCCCGCGTCTCAAGGAGCGGCGCAAACAACTGGCGGGATACATGTCCGGCGGCGAACAGCAGATGTGTGCCATCGGCCGCGCGGTCATGGCCAAGCCCAAACTGCTCCTCCTTGACGAACCGTCCCTGGGGCTGGCTCCGTTGCTGGTGGAAGAAATCTTCGACATCATCAAGAAGTTCAACAGCAAAGAGGGCGTGACCATCCTGCTCGTGGAGCAGAACGCCCGGGCCGCCCTGTCCGTGGCGGAATCCGCCTACATCATGGAAAACGGTCGAGTGGTCATGGACGGCAAGGCGTCCGACCTGCTCAACAACCCGGACGTGCAGGAGTTCTACCTGGGCATGGGACATGCCGGGGCCAAAAAAAGCTACCGGGATGTAAAGCACTATCGCAGAAGAAAACGTTGGCTCGGATGA
- a CDS encoding AMP-binding protein, with protein MYYTEYETEPREKRMKRKWKGVREVLMEAERASGEFQARLQAMGACAKDFKDWNDYGKIPPLRKKDIIKWQKEHGIGWFLNCTPGELGRIYQSPGPIFDPEGVEPDYWAWSEGFFAAGFRPGDLAQMTFSYHMTPAGLMLEEPLRDIGCAVIPAGPGNTEKQIEFLTSLPVTAFVGMASYLKIIGQKALAAGLDLREDFHLEKAYVAAEPLSEALRAEVEEMFGITVRQGYGTADVGCIAYECMELGGMHLSNYRHVEICDPATGLPLPDGELGEVVVTPFFTDYPLVRLATGDLSSIDTALCTCGRTARKLTGWKGRADDTAKVKGQFVYPGQAGAVFAKHPDISGWQIRVKSVMGRDELVVAVETAQPIDEEKFIADFQAIMKLRPVVETVAPGTLPENAPRLVDARTFD; from the coding sequence ATGTATTACACCGAGTATGAGACCGAGCCGCGCGAGAAGCGGATGAAGCGCAAGTGGAAGGGTGTCCGGGAGGTGCTCATGGAGGCGGAAAGGGCCTCGGGCGAATTCCAGGCGCGCCTGCAAGCCATGGGCGCCTGTGCCAAGGATTTCAAGGACTGGAACGATTACGGCAAGATCCCGCCCCTGCGCAAGAAGGACATCATCAAGTGGCAAAAGGAACACGGCATCGGCTGGTTCCTCAACTGTACGCCCGGCGAGCTCGGGCGCATCTACCAGTCCCCCGGCCCCATTTTTGATCCCGAGGGCGTGGAACCTGACTACTGGGCCTGGTCCGAGGGGTTCTTCGCCGCCGGATTCCGGCCAGGCGATCTGGCCCAGATGACCTTTTCCTATCACATGACCCCGGCGGGCCTCATGTTGGAGGAGCCGCTTCGGGACATCGGATGCGCGGTCATTCCGGCCGGGCCCGGCAATACCGAAAAACAGATCGAGTTTCTGACGAGCCTGCCGGTCACGGCCTTTGTGGGCATGGCCAGCTACCTCAAGATCATCGGCCAGAAGGCCCTGGCGGCAGGTCTTGATCTCAGAGAGGATTTCCATCTGGAAAAGGCCTATGTGGCAGCCGAACCCTTGTCCGAAGCGTTGCGCGCCGAGGTGGAGGAGATGTTCGGCATCACCGTCCGCCAGGGTTACGGCACGGCGGACGTGGGCTGCATCGCCTACGAGTGCATGGAACTGGGCGGCATGCACCTGTCCAATTACCGCCACGTCGAGATATGCGATCCGGCCACGGGATTGCCCCTGCCCGACGGCGAGCTGGGCGAGGTGGTGGTCACGCCGTTTTTCACCGATTATCCCCTGGTGCGCCTGGCCACGGGCGATCTTTCCTCCATTGATACGGCTCTGTGCACGTGTGGCCGGACTGCCCGAAAACTGACGGGCTGGAAGGGCCGCGCAGACGATACCGCCAAGGTGAAAGGGCAGTTTGTCTATCCCGGCCAGGCTGGGGCGGTTTTTGCCAAGCATCCGGATATTTCCGGCTGGCAGATTCGGGTAAAGAGTGTTATGGGCAGAGACGAGTTGGTGGTCGCGGTGGAAACCGCACAGCCCATTGACGAGGAAAAGTTCATCGCCGACTTTCAGGCGATCATGAAATTGAGACCTGTCGTCGAGACAGTTGCGCCCGGCACATTGCCGGAGAACGCACCCCGTCTTGTCGATGCAAGGACTTTCGATTAA
- a CDS encoding class I SAM-dependent methyltransferase: MGLSFPAVQAIVGLWKDKHFEGKKKVLEIGSQELHLTFDDFKNLMESYGVDGFQEKNFEEWGWEDRGKCYFAERLYSLLGFEDYACFDMNGDNKAIAHDLNFPFMDDSHWGQYDLVTDFGCAEHIFNVSEVYRTMHQVCRPGGIFIHCQQMFNTNGYYLFEPSFYEDIAAANGYEILFSSFIVTAHSSIKESGKYSWLLPMSSELIEIMDWTKISSIGLLYAMKKTKDADFQLPYQGSYMSTMYGNLGYDIASLSTYRRPTRTYVPVFERKDDISSREFKRVCRSYFKKKLGLR; this comes from the coding sequence GTGGGACTTAGTTTTCCGGCTGTTCAAGCTATAGTGGGGCTTTGGAAGGACAAGCATTTCGAGGGCAAGAAGAAAGTGCTCGAAATCGGTTCACAAGAGTTGCATCTCACCTTTGATGATTTTAAGAATCTTATGGAATCATACGGAGTTGATGGATTCCAGGAAAAGAATTTTGAGGAATGGGGGTGGGAAGACCGCGGCAAATGCTATTTTGCTGAAAGGCTCTATTCTTTGTTGGGGTTTGAGGACTATGCGTGTTTTGACATGAATGGAGACAACAAGGCTATTGCGCATGACCTTAATTTCCCTTTCATGGACGATTCGCATTGGGGTCAATACGACCTGGTGACTGATTTCGGATGTGCAGAGCATATCTTCAATGTGTCTGAAGTCTACAGAACCATGCATCAGGTCTGTCGCCCCGGCGGCATATTTATCCATTGCCAGCAGATGTTCAATACGAATGGGTACTATTTGTTTGAGCCTTCCTTTTACGAAGATATTGCTGCGGCCAACGGGTATGAAATTCTTTTTTCCAGTTTCATCGTAACAGCCCATTCCTCCATAAAGGAGTCCGGGAAATATTCTTGGCTTCTTCCCATGTCCAGCGAATTAATCGAGATCATGGACTGGACAAAAATAAGCAGCATTGGATTGCTGTATGCCATGAAGAAGACGAAGGATGCAGACTTTCAGCTGCCATACCAAGGCAGCTATATGAGCACCATGTACGGCAACCTGGGGTATGACATAGCTTCCCTTTCGACATACAGGCGCCCCACCAGGACGTATGTCCCTGTGTTTGAGAGAAAGGACGACATTAGTTCCCGTGAATTCAAACGAGTGTGCAGGAGTTATTTTAAGAAAAAACTAGGACTGCGCTAG
- the rsgA gene encoding ribosome small subunit-dependent GTPase A, translating into MTALISMGWNAFFQEHAVGQGVPARVFSVNKNQFILSLGNETCQVRISGKLRYQTASANAGVLYPVVGDWVLVQDLTITKVLPRRNMLARGAAGGRGRNNAPATGEQVMAANLDTVCIVCGLDRDFNVRRIERYLTLVYNCGLHPVIVLTKADLHDAPRACADEVREIAVGVPVHLVAASEETGLLELEQYLASGKTVTMIGSSGAGKSTLLNRLYGEAIQSTGAVSQSVGKGKHTTTGRDLIVMPQGGMMIDNPGIREIAFYDNDGGVESAFADIEQLAQGCRFPDCSHLHAYGCRVLEAAANGELSQERLESYYKMKRELDYLSDRQHNSADRVEKKRWKGVSMRVKKMKKTTRKW; encoded by the coding sequence ATGACGGCACTTATCTCCATGGGGTGGAATGCCTTTTTCCAGGAACATGCTGTAGGGCAGGGTGTTCCCGCCAGGGTTTTCAGTGTGAATAAAAACCAGTTTATCCTGAGTCTGGGCAACGAGACCTGCCAGGTCAGGATATCCGGGAAACTGCGTTATCAGACCGCTTCCGCCAATGCCGGGGTTTTGTATCCCGTTGTCGGTGACTGGGTCCTCGTACAGGACCTGACCATCACCAAGGTTTTGCCTCGGCGGAACATGTTGGCGCGGGGCGCTGCCGGAGGCCGTGGAAGGAACAATGCCCCTGCCACGGGAGAACAGGTCATGGCTGCCAATCTGGATACGGTATGCATTGTCTGCGGCCTTGACCGCGATTTCAATGTGCGCCGGATCGAGCGCTATCTGACCCTTGTCTACAACTGCGGTTTGCATCCTGTGATCGTCCTGACCAAGGCGGACCTGCATGATGCGCCGAGAGCCTGTGCGGACGAAGTGAGGGAAATCGCTGTCGGGGTTCCCGTGCACCTCGTGGCTGCGTCCGAGGAAACCGGACTGCTCGAACTTGAGCAGTATCTTGCCTCAGGGAAAACCGTCACCATGATCGGCTCGTCCGGAGCAGGCAAATCCACGCTTCTGAACAGGCTCTATGGCGAAGCTATCCAGTCGACAGGAGCGGTCAGCCAGAGTGTGGGCAAAGGGAAGCACACCACAACGGGGCGTGACCTGATTGTCATGCCTCAGGGCGGGATGATGATCGACAATCCCGGTATCCGGGAAATCGCGTTTTATGACAATGACGGCGGAGTGGAAAGCGCCTTTGCAGATATCGAACAGTTGGCTCAGGGCTGCCGCTTCCCCGATTGCAGCCATCTGCATGCATATGGTTGTCGTGTTCTCGAAGCTGCCGCAAATGGGGAGCTTTCACAGGAGCGGCTCGAAAGCTACTACAAGATGAAACGGGAACTCGACTACCTCTCTGATCGACAACACAACAGTGCGGACAGGGTGGAAAAGAAACGATGGAAAGGTGTTTCCATGCGTGTGAAGAAAATGAAGAAAACCACGCGGAAGTGGTAA
- a CDS encoding IscA/HesB family protein: MITVTDSAKQELTRYFDGKEIQPIRVHLADGGCSGPRLSLALDEVRDGDKTVEQDAFTFLIQEELAEATGAVTVDMTQYGFNVESENQVGGGSAGCGCTSASSCGSAGSGGCGCGH; encoded by the coding sequence ATGATCACTGTCACTGACTCAGCAAAACAGGAATTGACCAGATATTTCGACGGCAAAGAGATCCAGCCCATCCGCGTTCACCTGGCTGACGGAGGGTGCTCAGGACCGCGCCTGTCCCTGGCCCTTGACGAGGTCCGCGACGGCGACAAAACCGTTGAGCAGGATGCCTTCACCTTCCTTATCCAGGAAGAACTGGCCGAGGCAACCGGAGCGGTCACCGTCGACATGACTCAGTACGGATTCAATGTCGAATCCGAGAACCAGGTTGGCGGCGGCAGCGCAGGATGCGGCTGCACCTCGGCAAGCTCCTGCGGTTCCGCAGGCTCGGGCGGTTGCGGCTGCGGTCACTAA
- a CDS encoding IscA/HesB family protein: MFEVTEAAQKQLEGYFQDKEASPIRVYLAAGGUAGPRLTLALDEPTDKDEVFEAAGLTFLIENELQAQTGNIKIDMTYYGFVVESENPVGGGSGGSCDCSSSSSCGSAGSGGCGC; this comes from the coding sequence ATGTTCGAAGTCACCGAAGCTGCCCAGAAGCAGCTGGAAGGCTATTTCCAGGACAAGGAAGCATCCCCCATCCGCGTCTATCTCGCGGCTGGCGGTTGAGCAGGCCCACGCCTGACCTTGGCTCTGGATGAGCCTACCGATAAAGACGAAGTGTTCGAGGCCGCAGGATTAACCTTCCTCATCGAAAATGAATTGCAAGCCCAGACCGGCAACATAAAGATCGACATGACCTACTACGGTTTCGTGGTCGAGTCTGAAAACCCGGTCGGCGGCGGTTCCGGCGGAAGCTGCGACTGCTCTTCATCAAGCTCCTGCGGTTCCGCAGGATCAGGCGGCTGCGGCTGCTAA
- the pyrR gene encoding bifunctional pyr operon transcriptional regulator/uracil phosphoribosyltransferase PyrR codes for MKDCGTILSEKEMSRTLERLAVEVYERRGDDESLAIIGIQRRGADLAERLKLLLDERLGRKVPLGKLDINLYRDDWTTNLELSPTINCSEIGYEVEGRSIVLVDDVLYSGRTIRAALEAILDYGRPERVELLVLVDRGHRELPIQADYVGKRLDTLGDEHVNVLVVERDGEDRVCLVRGE; via the coding sequence ATGAAAGATTGCGGCACCATTTTGTCCGAGAAAGAAATGAGCCGGACACTCGAGCGACTGGCCGTTGAAGTATATGAGCGCAGGGGGGATGATGAATCCTTGGCGATCATAGGCATCCAGCGGCGCGGCGCAGACCTGGCCGAGCGGCTGAAGCTGCTTCTGGACGAGCGCCTGGGCCGCAAGGTGCCCCTCGGCAAGCTCGATATCAATCTCTATCGCGACGACTGGACCACCAACCTGGAACTGTCTCCCACCATCAATTGCTCGGAGATCGGGTATGAGGTGGAGGGGCGCTCCATCGTGCTGGTGGACGACGTGCTGTATTCCGGCCGCACCATCCGGGCCGCGCTGGAGGCCATTCTCGATTACGGCCGCCCCGAGCGTGTGGAGTTGCTGGTTCTGGTGGACCGGGGACACCGCGAGCTGCCCATCCAGGCCGACTACGTGGGCAAGAGGCTGGACACCCTGGGTGACGAGCATGTCAACGTGCTCGTGGTCGAGCGCGACGGCGAGGACCGCGTCTGTCTGGTGCGGGGCGAGTAG